TACGAAGATGTAAGTACCAGTATtaacttttgtgtttttaacAGTCGGGAGCGATGTTAGCTCCACTACAACCCTGCTGGAGTACCTCCGCACGAGGTTGGAGCTGCGCGGCACCAAGTACATGTGTCTGGAGGGAGGCTGCGGCGCCTGCATCGTCAGCGTTGTCAAATGCCCGGGTTTAAATCCGGAAGCTGTTAATTCAGTGagaattgttaataattataatctacataaaatacaagttcataattttatataattgctCGTAAAgaatctcttatttcaccaatttcaatatcgtaatgtatatCATTACGCACACATCACACAGTAAAAAGAAACCTTTATTATTCGTCTAAAAacgggtatttttttaaatcttagcaaagagtttttatgtcagaaatgcGCCAAAATAAACCATCAACATAATGATTAGcacagtagtagtagtaacttTAACAGTAGCTGTAAATTCCTTTCCTTCAAACAGTGCCTGGTATCAGTGACGTCGTGCCAGGGTTGGGAAGTCACCACCATAGAGCATGTCGGCAACCGCCTGAAGGGCTACCACCCGCTGCAGACCACCCTCGCAGAGAGCAACGGCTCGCAGTGCGGCTACTGCAGCCCGGGGTGGGTCATGTCTATGTACAGGTCAGTACGAGTTCCACTTAGAAATACATATCTAAGCCATgtatttagggttccgaacattCATATAGCAAAACCAAACccttaaagaaagaaagaaagaaaatttcgtttatttcgaaattatagTTACGATAGTCCGGCAGTCACAGTAAACATTTATTGTAATTTCAATCTATATCTGGGAAAGAATAGgtctaatatttataaaacaggCGAGAATTAACCTATGACATTTTATCATTCAATCAAACCTGGACTTGTAATCTTGTAGGACTTGTAATGACAAAGGGTTCGCCAAAGTCAAAGGTACAATCCCTGATTATAATGTGATCCCCTGCTGCTCATAATTCTCGATGATAATTATCGATTTTTAAAAGTAGaaggaataattaaaaaaaatataaaactttccaATTCCTTCCTTCGGCGCAGTTGTACTTTACTTTATAAGCTACGAGTAGGTTGGGATCAAGTATAGGAATGTATAGTGTATGTTTTAAACTTCAGTGGTATGGTGGTAGACCTAAGCTCTAGCAGGCCCGGGTCTAGGAGGCCTGGCCCTGGGAGACCAGGCCCTGTAGTGGGCGGTTAAAATATGCAGAGTATTATAATGTGAAACGTACGTATAGGATTTTCTGTCCGATCTGGAGTCCGATGTCGCTTAAAACCGTCGGTTTTTGTggataattacaaaataaaccaATGATTCCCTACTCCTGAAGAACGTCGACTACGTAATTCATTTCCTATGTTTTTGCAGTCTTTTGGACAGTAAACCAACGATGCTGGAAATAGAAAGATCACTTTCCAGTAACATATGTCGGTGTACTGGATACAGACCTATTCTTGAGGCGTTCAGAAGGTTTGCCAGTGATTGTCCAGATGAAGCTAAATTGGCAGACATCGAggatttaaatttatgtaaaaaaacaaaagaaacatgTTTAAAAGAATGCGATGACCGTGAATGGTGTATAGTATCAAAAGATGCCTTAGAAGATATTGtacgaataaaattaaaagatggCAGACAATGGTTCGGTGTATTGACAGTAGCAGATATATTCAATGTTCTACGTAAAGAAGGGAGATATTCTTACATGTTGGTTGCTGGTAATACTGGAAGAGGTATATTCAATTgttataaacacaaaataatttaacttatatTCTGAAATAGCAGTCGTCTGCAAGTTATTTCACTCATAATCCGCGGGAGGgaaaatcatggattttccgggatagcGTTAAGTTAAGTTCTACGTGATAATCTATATTCTTTCAGCGAAATCCTTTCATTACTTGCAGCGTGAAGGAGTTACAAAGATAAGTACAGACAATTACAGTCACAAGCAATTAATAGACGACTGTATTTAGATATTTAGatacttttatttatctttaccAGAAATTGGATCTACAGTACTAGAAACGTCTAAAACATCATAACATCCGCCTAAATCCAGTAATAATTTTGAcgataaaatgaatattttgcaAAACTATACTTTTTGCAATGaggtacattttacatttttattacaggAGTAATACCTATACTTGAGTAtcctagaattttaattgaCGTCAGTCGAGTATCTGAACTTAAAGGATACTTGGTAGATCAAAATTTAGTTGTCGGAGCTGGAACTACCCTGACAAAGCTTAGAGAAATTATGGAGAAAGTTTCACATTCTGAGAATTTTGCATACCTTAGTGTTTTGAACGACCATCTTGAATTGGTCGCTCATATTGCTGTTAGAAATGTAAGTGTACAAGTTTATTCACTTAAGCTGTGGAAACTACATTATTATGATTGCCAATCTGACATTAAGGTTTGGTCAGATAATAGTCAGGACAGCAACCCAACGTAGATACGTATATAACGATCCAGTGAGCAAGCAATCTGATGTTCTAGGTAATGAGTATTTATCTACCCACAATCTTAAGTCTCGGCCTGCCCGAACCATTAAGTTGAAATACATCGCCTATACCTTGCAGGGCACACTCTGCAGTATAATAATCTTATGCAGATTTAGCATACTCAGGATGATAATCTGTTCGATCTGTTGCTATCCAAACCAAAACTGACGACTTAACATGCAGGCAATGGGATTTAACACTACGAATTTCTCAACCTGGGACTGCTTCTGACGATTTCTCGGAAAAAGTTCAAGCCTAACATAATAGCCTGGCCCAGGACTTAAGTTAATCCCAAACGGCATAGGTTAAACACTAGATACTAAATGGTCGAATTGCCGTGTAATAGTAAAACGACCAAGATCTAAAAACTACGTTTTACCCCGCTTCACGTCACCCAGATCAACAGGTGGACACGGCAAAAACATTTAGAACGTTAagctgaaaatataaaattacgtgAACCTAAATTGTTATCCtcttaaaattgttttgttaatatttcAGTTAGGTACGATAGCCGGGAATCTGATGCTAAAACATCAAAACAATAAGTTTGCTTCGGATATATTTGTACTTTTTCAAGCAATCGGAGCTCAAATTACTCTAGGTAAGAAGTATTTATTGAACCTTTTACATGCATTTGTTGGAATGTGCCCAATAGTTTTGAATCAgatcattatataaatattaatttcttacctCTGCCGCCagtcagcattgctgtgttttgGTCTGCAGAGCATGGGCATCGGTGTTATTATAAGCACACGAGTCTTATGAGTACCACTATGTCTCAGGTTGATGGCACATTATAGGATGTGTTCTGTGCACGCCTCGTTAAAGTTGATTTGTTTAGGCGATGGTTTACCACTAACCATCAGGTAAACCATCTGCTTAGTCCATCAATAAAACTACTTTATACCCGACTATTCCATTGAACCTACAACTTTTTTGCTTATTTCACTAAAACAGAAACGACTCATGatagtttaaactttaaaactttaaaaatataaaagaaaatcgcCCGACGTGCAAAACTTTATTTCCCGTATAATCTTTCCGAACCTTTTCCGAGAATTTTCTCATacctattgtatattttttttcagcgcTTGCACCTGGTGTGACAAAAGTTGTTActctagagaattttcttgtaGAAAATATGATaggaaaattaatattaaacatctTAATCCCACCGCTCAGCCGAGAAAATAGATTAGTAACATACAAGGTTTGttatttggtttattttaatttagaagtAATAGAATATGAACGTGCCTAGGCACCGATatctgtattatattataatctaaccAGCGGTTTAACTGTTATAATCTAACCTGGCAGCGGTTTAACTGCTTCTAGAATCACTATTAACACAagcttatatatattttttattttttttatattttcagatAGCAGCACGATCTAGAAACGCCACCGCAATAGTTAACGCTGCATTTCTCTTTAGATATGCGTCAGATAACGTAGCACGAAGCTGTAGGATCGTGTATGGCGGCTTATCTCCAAACTTTAGTCGTGCCAGAAAtactgaaaaaaatgttattggaAAGAATCTCTTTCAGAATGCTACTCTGCAAGAATCTTTACATGTTTTATCAAAAGAACTTATAGTGACGGAAAATCCACCAGAACCTTCGGCTCGATATAGAAAACAGTTAGCTATTGGTTTGTTTTATAAGGTAGGACCTTCTTATGTGTGTTATTTTCTAGTGTGTTAATCATTGATTATAAGTTTCCCTATAAATAAGGAGTATCGTAATtgtcactataataaataatagaatgcattttctaaataaaactcCGAACATGAAACGGTCACGCAATTCTGAACAATGCGATGAAGTAGGTGCGTAAGTAACTAGGAGCCGTTGAATGCTGGTGGCTCAAGATCCGtggtatttgattttttttaaaggtctAGCTATGAACctctatcggttgataatgatggcgATGGCCTAGTTatgcattatatttttttttcaggctTTATTGTCTTTCTGTCCAAAACACATCATACATCCACGCTACACGTCCGGTGCTGGTAAAATACACGACTCTCGACCAATATCCAAAGGCACTCAAGTATTTGAGACAGACCCAGACCTATGGCCACTTAATCAGCCAATACAAAAAGTAGAAGCATTGGTAAGTAAGGAATGTATCTATGTTAGTATATGTATATaggcattattattaaaaacctaGTTAACAACACTTGTAAATGATGGTAAGGTGTggctattaaattaattcattattaaaatgtacttttaagtttaccaaaattattatttgaacacaatatacatttatatggttacaacaataaagttaaaaaaataataaaaattttaataaaaaaaatacaaccgacttcaaaacctaaaaaagtacccactaaactaaaaagcgaaaaataacatcataatatgttctacctgctgatcagtatgaaggcggtgctaagccggtgatgtattaattcaagccatgtgagcatatcttatagatttagattttgcagacagtgttgtttcatgtggtcctgtcagaaatggcttaaattaagacaacaccggctaagcaccgacttcatactgatcagcaggtagaacatattatgatgttatttttcgctttttagtttagtgggtacttttttaggttttgaagtcggttgtattttttttattatttttcaatttttagtgtaaaatttcatctcaaacgaatacatcagacacctaatgacagtcacaacccatcttggtacaaaattctcagcaatacaaattaatcaagcccaagcacaaggtagctaccgtaaaccgtcaaggggttcccttcatagaccttggtcttcatcatcagacccctaataacagacacaactcatctaggtagaaagttctcagcaatacgaattaatcaaggccaaacacaaggtagttactgtaaactgttaaggagttcccttaattgtccttggtcttcatcaccaaacccctaaatgacagtcaccacctatctatgtggaaagttctcattaatacaaattaatcaagcccaaacacaaggtaactgctgaaaatcgccaaggagttccctcgtctgttttatgactccatcatcaaatcgattttaaaccttcataattttgtatttcttaaaggtactaaatggaaaagtttacgaacacactagacacccatataattttcgaaagttcccctcaatttctccaggattccatcatcagatcttgtcatgatggcaatgggaccaaatggggactataccgtttcgaacaaaaaagaaatttttgaaatcggtccaggcgtctttgagtaatcggtgtacatacataaaaaaaaaaaaaaaaaataccgaccgaattgagaacctcctcctttttgaagtcggttaaaaaagcatAAAATACATGTGTGAGATCTATGTAAACATTTTGACAACGTAGCTacaacattttttgttttatgtatataatatatccactaatcattttacaaaatataacttgaacaattataataaagcaTGAACGagttacctatataaaaaaaaaaaaaataaaccttttaacTCTTTATgggtagaatttttaaaaatattgaactatactatttttagtattttcctAAAAGTTTCTACACAcaccaatttttacaaacgtaacttgaaaaaaaaaatgtaaacagtacaAATATTCAACCCCTTTCTCACCCCCTtctgttttaattttgtgaCAAAAATTTTCAACTCATTCAGTGGTTTCAGCGTCTGATCaacaaaaaaacagacagataaaatatttgtatgctCTCCaataaaaagtttcaaaatatcttcaatgtacagaatttgacttATTACAGTTTTTAGtacacttttataaaaaaatgcgaATTACAATGATTGGTAATATAGATCCAGTGTGCAGGCGAGTCTGAATATGCAGAAGATGTGCCTTCTATGCCAAGAGAAGTTTTTGCTGCTTTTGTGCTCAGTGATGTCGCTTTAGGAACCATAGAGAACATAGACGCTAGTGAAGCTTTAGTGAGTATTAGTTCTACACTAAAATAAATCagtaaaactaaatattttactaagagCCACTTGAAAATGAAGAAATCGAATGTTTGTATTCCGGCAAAGTAAGCCTGTTTATACCGGAAAGTTGACCCCACCTAGTTTAATACGTTATAGAAGAtgatactaaatatttttatttaataaatactatatttcACCGAAAATTATTCTCATGTAAGTAAGTAAAACATACTCCGTTTTCAGAAACAATCTGGAGTAGTTGCGTTTTATAGTGCTAAAGATATTCCTGGTATAAACGCATTCACGTCTACTGTTTTGCCATTTATTGCTAAAACTGAAGAATTACTTTGTAGCGGCGATGTTTTATATTTCAACCAACCAATAGGAATTATTGTAGCAGAAACAAACTATATGGCAAATAGAGCAGCAACGATGGTGAAAGTAAAATATCGTAATATAAGGAAGCCAGAAATTGatgtaaagttaaataaaaattatcccaataaatctaaattatatcgTGCGATCGATGCCACTGATGTTGGCAATAATGTTATTAAAGTAATCAAGGGCAATCAAACAGTGTATTCACAGAATTACTTCTGCTTGGAGACTTTGAATTGTACATGTAAGCCAACTGAGGATGGATTGATACTACAACCATCGGCACACTATATTAATTGTGATCATTTGTTAACATCACAGTGTCTAAATATCGCAGAAAGTAGGcgagttattaaatatttcaagcATTTATtcagaaatttaaaatttttcttcattactaatgtatattttattccatattGCAGGATTGAAATAAAAGCACACGGACTTGGAGGAAGTTTTGGAATAAAATTAAGTAGACAAAGCCAGATAACTATTGCTTGTAGTCTTGTCGCTTATAAGTTAAACAGGCCTTGTAGGTTCATTACGCCACTAAAAACTCAAACTCGCGCAATAGGGAAAAGAATGCCAGCTTCAACAGATTTTGAAGTGAGTAACtaacaaatattcaaaatagctaattttgaatttcatttgatgttaaaaataggtaattattataattcggaaacattatttttatttgcaaaacATTTTCAGGTTGGAGTGAATGCTGATGGTGTTATTCAATTCATGAATTACGAAATTTATAATGATAACGGATGTATTGTGGGTGAACTTATTATACTAAACTACTTTAATTGCTACAATAAAGAAAAATGGAATTTCAAATGCTATACTGTTATTACTGACACCCCTTCAAATTCATGGTTTCGTTCGCCTGGTAATAGTTTCTAAATTTATATACCGATTTTGCTTACCATAATAATACCATAATAGTATGATCCAATGTCGATTTTGACTATGATTTTCCATCCTGCAAACACCTAACGCTAAGttaggtatactaatattatatagaggtataGTTTGAAGGGTTGTAAGGAACATCTGGATATACAAAGccatttaagaaaaataacaatagaaaaccacattatttgtaaatgccataggctatattttattcccgttttTCTACGGGAAAACTGTGTGGCGCTTTCtagttgtattttaaataaatttattttgtttaagcgAATGAACAGAAGAGCTTAAAATGTAAACGGTTTGATCAGTATTATCAATATATGTTAAATTTATCAGTCATTACTTTTTACAGGAAATCTTGAAACGTTATCAGCTACAGAAATGATTATGGAGAGAATAGCATATGAACTCAATTTAGATCCTATCGCCGTACGATTAAGAAACttagataaaaaaaactataacgaTGTTGCAAAAATGTTCGATGCTCTTAAAAATAACTCTGATTATGAAAAAAGAAGATATGCTgttgataaatttaataaagcaaACCGATGGAGGAAGCGTGGCTTAAGATTTACTTTCATGAAATGGTCAGCAACAGTTAGTTGTATAATGAACGTTATAATGTCAGTTTATATAGATGGGTCAGTTGCAATTACTCATGGTGGAGTTGAAATGGGTCAAGGAATTAACACAAAAGCGATACAAATATGTGCATATTTACTTAACATACCGATTgcaaaaatccatacaaaatCATATAA
This sequence is a window from Bicyclus anynana chromosome 16, ilBicAnyn1.1, whole genome shotgun sequence. Protein-coding genes within it:
- the LOC112054761 gene encoding uncharacterized protein LOC112054761, producing MDCVTFKVNGEEFTVGSDVSSTTTLLEYLRTRLELRGTKYMCLEGGCGACIVSVVKCPGLNPEAVNSCLVSVTSCQGWEVTTIEHVGNRLKGYHPLQTTLAESNGSQCGYCSPGWVMSMYSGMVVDLSSSRPGSRRPGPGRPGPVVGG
- the LOC112054762 gene encoding uncharacterized protein LOC112054762; protein product: MLEIERSLSSNICRCTGYRPILEAFRRFASDCPDEAKLADIEDLNLCKKTKETCLKECDDREWCIVSKDALEDIVRIKLKDGRQWFGVLTVADIFNVLRKEGRYSYMLVAGNTGRGVIPILEYPRILIDVSRVSELKGYLVDQNLVVGAGTTLTKLREIMEKVSHSENFAYLSVLNDHLELVAHIAVRNVIGSEVYPTKTLLEYIRHDLALTGTKYMCLEGGCGACIVSVVKSPGRTPESINSCLVSISSCMNWDITTIEGLGNREKGYHPLQMQLAENNGSQCGYCSPGMVMNMYK